One Gammaproteobacteria bacterium DNA segment encodes these proteins:
- the recG gene encoding ATP-dependent DNA helicase RecG: MASNPPPLFELPVTALRGIGERQAEKLAQLDVHTVQDVLFHLPYRYEDRTRLLPIGALRPGSEAMVAGTIELAQVRFGRRRSLMAYLRDGSGGLWMRLFHFSGAQQSHLVKGARVRCYGEVRAGPTDLEMVHPEYRILRDDEEPRAEPCLTPVYPATQGVSQHTLRRISGLALDLMAERPPPELLPPQVLDAMGLPPLTEALQTLHRPPPDIGLQDLVERRHPAQQRLAFEELMAHQLILRSLRKQVEDQDAPVLAATDHHCGPLLEALPFDLTGAQRRVWGEIARDLGRAHPMHRLLQGDVGSGKTVVAVLTLLRAVENDCQAALMAPTELLAEQHWRTLEDWLAPLGIPATWLSGKVGARARKAALSDLATGRSRLVVGTHALFQEEVRFERLGAIVVDEQHRFGVHQRLALRRKGENGGLRPHQLIMTATPIPRTLAMTAYADLDVSVLDELPAGRRPVETVAVPDGRRDDVIERIRAACAGGRQAYWVCTLVEESEVLEAEAATDTAERLAAVLPGVRVGLVHGRMGAAEKQAAMADFKAGHSQLLVATTVIEVGVDVPQASLMIIENAERLGLAQLHQLRGRVGRGSTASSCVLLYKAPLSDGVRERLAVMRETNDGFRIAQRDLELRGPGEVLGTRQTGLAKLRVADLVRDAALLPRVEQAGTRLLSHHPERVGPLIRRWIGDGVHYADV, from the coding sequence TTGGCCAGTAACCCACCGCCCCTGTTCGAGCTGCCCGTCACCGCGTTGCGTGGCATCGGCGAACGCCAGGCTGAGAAGCTCGCCCAGCTCGACGTGCATACGGTGCAGGACGTGCTCTTCCATCTGCCCTACCGTTATGAGGACCGTACCCGCCTCCTGCCTATCGGCGCCCTGCGCCCCGGCTCCGAGGCGATGGTGGCGGGCACCATCGAGCTGGCCCAGGTGCGTTTCGGCCGCCGCCGCTCCCTGATGGCCTATCTGCGGGATGGCAGCGGCGGCCTGTGGATGCGGCTGTTCCACTTCTCGGGCGCCCAGCAGAGCCATCTCGTGAAGGGCGCGCGGGTGCGCTGCTACGGCGAGGTACGCGCCGGTCCCACCGATCTGGAGATGGTCCATCCGGAATACCGCATCCTGCGGGACGACGAAGAGCCCCGGGCGGAGCCCTGCCTGACCCCCGTCTATCCCGCCACTCAGGGGGTGAGCCAGCATACCCTGCGGCGCATCTCCGGCCTCGCCCTGGACCTCATGGCCGAGCGCCCGCCTCCCGAGCTGCTGCCGCCCCAGGTACTGGACGCCATGGGCCTGCCGCCCCTCACCGAGGCCCTGCAGACCCTCCACCGGCCGCCCCCGGACATCGGCCTACAGGACCTGGTGGAACGCCGCCATCCGGCCCAGCAACGCCTCGCCTTCGAGGAATTGATGGCCCACCAGCTCATCCTGCGCAGCCTGCGCAAGCAGGTGGAGGACCAGGACGCCCCCGTCCTCGCCGCCACCGACCACCATTGCGGCCCCCTGCTGGAGGCCCTGCCCTTCGACCTCACGGGCGCCCAGCGACGGGTGTGGGGAGAGATCGCCCGCGATCTCGGTCGTGCCCACCCCATGCATCGCCTGCTCCAGGGGGACGTGGGCTCCGGCAAGACGGTGGTGGCGGTGCTCACCCTCCTGCGAGCGGTGGAGAACGACTGTCAGGCCGCCCTCATGGCGCCTACGGAGTTGCTCGCCGAGCAGCACTGGCGGACCCTGGAGGATTGGCTCGCCCCCCTCGGCATCCCCGCCACCTGGCTGTCGGGCAAGGTGGGGGCCCGTGCCCGCAAGGCCGCCCTTTCGGATCTCGCCACCGGCCGCAGCCGGCTGGTGGTGGGCACCCATGCCCTGTTCCAGGAGGAGGTACGCTTCGAGCGCCTGGGCGCCATCGTGGTGGACGAACAGCACCGCTTCGGCGTCCACCAGCGCCTGGCCCTGCGGCGCAAGGGCGAGAACGGCGGCCTGCGGCCCCACCAGCTCATCATGACCGCCACCCCCATCCCCCGCACCCTGGCCATGACCGCCTACGCGGATCTGGACGTGTCCGTGCTGGACGAACTCCCCGCCGGACGCCGACCGGTGGAGACGGTGGCGGTGCCCGACGGCCGCCGGGACGATGTCATCGAACGCATCCGCGCCGCCTGTGCCGGCGGCCGCCAGGCCTATTGGGTGTGCACCCTGGTAGAGGAATCGGAGGTGCTGGAGGCCGAGGCCGCCACCGACACCGCGGAACGCCTGGCCGCGGTGCTGCCTGGGGTGCGGGTGGGCCTGGTGCACGGGCGCATGGGCGCGGCGGAGAAACAGGCCGCCATGGCCGACTTCAAGGCCGGCCACAGCCAGCTACTGGTGGCCACCACCGTCATCGAGGTGGGCGTCGACGTGCCGCAGGCCAGCCTCATGATCATCGAGAACGCCGAGCGCCTGGGGCTGGCCCAGCTCCATCAGCTGCGGGGCCGCGTGGGCCGTGGCAGCACGGCCAGCAGTTGCGTGCTGCTCTACAAGGCGCCCCTGTCGGACGGCGTCCGGGAGCGTCTCGCGGTGATGCGGGAGACCAACGACGGCTTCCGCATCGCCCAGCGCGACCTGGAGTTGAGGGGCCCGGGCGAGGTGCTCGGCACCCGCCAGACCGGGCTTGCCAAGCTGCGCGTGGCGGACCTGGTGCGCGACGCCGCCCTGCTGCCACGGGTGGAGCAGGCAGGCACCCGCCTGCTGAGCCACCACCCCGAACGGGTGGGGCCCCTGATACGGCGCTGGATAGGCGATGGGGTACACTATGCCGACGTCTGA
- the ubiA gene encoding 4-hydroxybenzoate octaprenyltransferase: protein MPDPGLAGRLREYGRLMRVDRPIGTYLLLWPALWALWLSSAGHPDPVVLLVFVAGVFLMRSAGCVINDYADRHFDGHVARTRDRPLARGAVTPREALVLFAVLCALAFALVLLLNPLTVAMSLVAVLLAAIYPYFKRITHLPQLVLGLAFSWSIPMAYTAHTDALPPFEAWLLYGAAVMWTVAYDTMYAMVDRVDDVRIGIKSTAVLFGGMDRLIIGVLQAMVLVLLGIVGQLHQLGAWYYAGLVVAAGLAIREQAMIRHREPARCFAAFLHNSWFGAAVFGGIFLHYLLA from the coding sequence ATGCCTGATCCCGGGCTTGCCGGCCGGCTGCGGGAGTATGGCCGCCTCATGCGGGTGGACCGGCCCATCGGCACCTATCTGCTGCTGTGGCCCGCCCTGTGGGCCCTGTGGCTGTCTTCCGCGGGCCACCCCGACCCGGTGGTGCTGCTGGTGTTCGTGGCGGGGGTCTTCCTCATGCGTTCGGCGGGCTGCGTCATCAATGACTACGCCGACCGCCACTTCGACGGCCATGTGGCGCGCACCCGCGACCGCCCCCTGGCCCGCGGCGCCGTGACGCCCCGGGAGGCCCTGGTGCTGTTCGCCGTGCTGTGCGCCCTCGCCTTCGCCCTGGTGCTGCTGCTCAATCCCCTCACGGTGGCCATGTCCCTGGTGGCGGTGCTACTGGCCGCGATCTATCCCTACTTCAAGCGCATCACCCACCTGCCGCAGCTGGTGCTGGGGCTGGCCTTCAGCTGGTCCATCCCCATGGCCTATACCGCCCATACCGACGCCCTGCCGCCCTTCGAGGCCTGGCTGCTGTATGGGGCGGCGGTGATGTGGACGGTGGCCTATGACACCATGTACGCCATGGTGGATCGGGTGGACGATGTGCGCATCGGCATCAAATCCACCGCCGTGCTGTTCGGCGGCATGGATCGCCTCATCATCGGCGTCCTCCAGGCCATGGTGCTGGTACTGCTGGGGATCGTGGGTCAGCTCCACCAACTCGGCGCCTGGTACTATGCCGGGCTGGTGGTGGCCGCGGGCCTGGCCATCCGCGAGCAGGCCATGATCCGCCACCGCGAGCCCGCACGCTGCTTCGCGGCGTTCCTGCACAACAGCTGGTTCGGCGCCGCCGTCTTCGGCGGCATATTCCTTCACTACCTGCTGGCCTGA
- a CDS encoding autotransporter assembly complex family protein, giving the protein MLRDFHVNMRPARYPLVLPMTLAAALLGGLSPVPARAETRIEVTGGDGVLKDNLRLHLRLAEASCETRPGHLRRLYAAVEEDIRPALHALGYYEAEIRKELDTGGDCWLATVTVDPGPPVRVRTVTVDLDGDARDDPAFEDLLADLPLKEGDQLHHGRYEAIKAGLRSLALERGYFDARLTRSTLRIHKAEQAADILIDFAAGTRYRFGELRLGEQPLEEGFVRRLGAYDPDAPYEVSALVSLDRNLSNSGYFKGVEVRPLRDQATGERIPVEVNFTRESRHAWRAGVGFATDSGPRVSAGYENRYINRRGHRFSTDVRLSPVISTLSAEYRIPGKDPHKQNYRFTGAFEHDNTDSFTSDSVNLGFFDSRRVGPWNHSRFIKVLSERSDIGNEDVSSNFVLPGIGWNRTEADDPLRTRRGYRLGLELQGTHEALLSSTSLFQVKANAKGIYRFADWGRVTGRVDLGTTLTPKFADLPASLRFFAGGDNSVRGYAFQSLGPRDSDGEVVGGKHLITASIEYEHPLWNEDWWGAAFVDAGNAFDTDDIRVKQGYGGGLRWYSPVGRIRLDIAFPDDTSEDEWRIHFGLGVDL; this is encoded by the coding sequence GTGCTTCGCGATTTTCACGTTAACATGCGCCCCGCCCGCTATCCCCTCGTCCTGCCCATGACCCTCGCCGCCGCCCTCCTCGGGGGGCTGTCGCCCGTCCCCGCGCGCGCCGAGACGCGGATCGAGGTCACGGGCGGCGACGGCGTGCTGAAAGACAACCTGCGCCTTCACCTGCGCCTCGCCGAGGCGTCCTGCGAGACCCGGCCGGGACACCTGCGCCGGCTCTACGCCGCCGTGGAGGAGGACATCCGGCCCGCCCTCCATGCCCTCGGCTACTACGAGGCGGAGATCCGCAAGGAGCTCGATACCGGCGGCGACTGCTGGCTGGCCACCGTTACCGTCGACCCGGGCCCACCGGTGCGCGTGCGTACCGTCACCGTGGACCTCGACGGCGATGCCCGCGACGATCCGGCCTTCGAGGACCTGCTCGCCGACCTGCCCCTGAAGGAGGGGGATCAGTTGCATCACGGTCGCTACGAAGCCATCAAGGCGGGCCTGCGCAGCCTGGCCCTGGAACGGGGTTATTTCGACGCCCGCCTGACCCGCAGCACCCTGCGTATCCACAAGGCCGAGCAGGCGGCGGACATCCTCATCGACTTCGCCGCCGGGACCCGCTATCGCTTCGGCGAGTTGCGCCTCGGCGAACAGCCCCTCGAAGAAGGCTTCGTACGCCGCCTCGGCGCTTACGACCCGGATGCTCCCTATGAGGTGAGCGCCCTGGTGAGCCTCGACCGCAACCTCAGCAATTCCGGTTATTTCAAAGGTGTGGAGGTCCGGCCCCTGCGGGACCAGGCGACGGGGGAACGCATACCGGTGGAGGTCAACTTCACCCGCGAGTCCCGCCACGCCTGGCGGGCCGGCGTGGGTTTCGCCACGGACAGCGGGCCGCGGGTATCCGCCGGCTACGAGAACCGCTACATCAACCGTCGCGGCCATCGCTTTTCCACCGACGTGCGCCTGTCGCCGGTGATATCCACCCTGTCGGCGGAATACCGCATCCCCGGGAAGGACCCCCATAAGCAGAACTACCGCTTCACCGGGGCCTTCGAACACGACAACACCGACAGCTTCACCAGCGACAGCGTCAATCTCGGCTTCTTCGACAGCCGGCGCGTGGGTCCCTGGAACCACAGCCGCTTCATCAAGGTCCTCAGCGAGCGCTCCGACATCGGCAACGAGGATGTGAGTTCCAACTTCGTGCTGCCCGGCATCGGCTGGAACCGCACCGAGGCCGACGACCCCCTGCGCACCCGGCGCGGCTACCGCCTGGGCCTGGAACTCCAGGGCACCCACGAGGCCCTGCTCTCCAGCACGTCCCTGTTCCAGGTGAAGGCCAATGCCAAGGGCATCTACCGCTTCGCCGACTGGGGACGCGTGACCGGGCGCGTCGACCTGGGCACCACCCTGACCCCGAAGTTCGCCGATCTGCCGGCCTCCCTGAGGTTCTTCGCCGGCGGCGACAACAGCGTGCGGGGCTATGCCTTCCAGAGCCTCGGCCCCAGGGACAGCGACGGCGAAGTGGTGGGCGGCAAGCACCTCATCACCGCCAGCATCGAGTACGAACATCCCCTGTGGAACGAAGACTGGTGGGGAGCGGCCTTCGTGGATGCCGGTAACGCCTTCGATACCGATGACATCCGCGTCAAGCAGGGCTATGGCGGGGGCCTGCGCTGGTACTCGCCGGTGGGCCGTATTCGCCTCGACATCGCCTTCCCCGACGACACCTCCGAGGACGAGTGGCGCATCCACTTCGGCCTCGGGGTCGACCTCTGA
- a CDS encoding chorismate lyase has product MIAGPTPNWSHRVLVHSRIPAALRPWVYEPHSLTRRLARLCGEEVAVGLLRHGWRRPFRDEPPLLGLGPHDKALVRQVRLQCGERRLVFAHSVIPRATLTGPFRRLASLGTRPLADILFTSPSVVREAMEFTRLTPALALYRLTRQALDLPEGVELWSRRSRFRLRGHPLLVTEVFAPAIAEAGRPHA; this is encoded by the coding sequence ATGATCGCCGGCCCGACTCCCAACTGGAGCCATCGCGTCCTGGTGCATTCCCGGATACCCGCCGCCCTGCGACCCTGGGTCTACGAGCCCCATTCCCTGACCCGCCGGCTGGCCCGTCTGTGTGGCGAGGAGGTGGCCGTGGGACTGTTGCGCCACGGCTGGCGCCGGCCCTTCCGGGACGAGCCCCCTCTGCTGGGCCTGGGGCCCCACGACAAGGCACTGGTGCGGCAGGTGCGTCTGCAATGCGGCGAGCGACGTCTGGTGTTCGCCCACAGTGTGATCCCCCGCGCCACCCTGACGGGCCCCTTCCGCCGGCTGGCCAGCCTGGGCACCCGGCCCCTGGCGGATATCCTCTTCACCAGCCCGTCGGTGGTGCGGGAGGCCATGGAGTTCACCCGCCTGACTCCGGCCCTGGCCCTCTACCGCCTGACCCGCCAGGCTCTGGACCTGCCGGAGGGGGTGGAGTTGTGGAGCCGGCGTTCCCGTTTTCGCCTGCGCGGACATCCCCTGCTGGTGACGGAGGTGTTCGCTCCCGCCATCGCCGAGGCCGGCCGGCCCCATGCCTGA